From Rudanella lutea DSM 19387, a single genomic window includes:
- a CDS encoding S46 family peptidase: MRNPSVWIASVVLTGLFRSALAQPTTAPNSLDTVKAGPFDMGKMWTFDTPPKEYFRQTYNFTPDDKWFDETRLAALRFADYCSASFVSANGLVMTNHHCARESGTGVVRKGEDFNANGFFAKTLAEERKVPGLFVDQLVQIVDVTGRVQEAIDRAGAGAETAQLQAREREFEAIKTEYANKPGFKGLELQVITFYNGGRYALYGFKRYDDVRLVFMPELQLGFFGGDPDNFTYPRYALDCSFFRVYDQGKPLRTTHFFKFNLNGVRDGEPIFVVGNPGSTERLKTVAELQFDRDHRLPYITTLLQNRSKALQAYNVTAKNDSILNEIFSFENSLKAIGGQLAGLRDPYLMARKAAFEKQFKAEAQKKNIPTQTWDELASTTAELRALFNDNTYLAPNPLVQGELLAFAQNLIQYGELAQSQPQAAQQARSLMVPPTLKSRQLEEAFLAAHLAEAQTVLGAGDPYVQAALNGRSPKEAAAYLIANTKLTSPQFVNELVDRAGGISSSTDPLLALAKISTGRFVAANRQVRPLQQRQTVLRAQLGRYLYDVYGTAVPPDATFSLRINDGVVKGYAYNGTQAPIITTFAGLYDRNYSFGDKGPWQLPARWKNPPAALLRQPMNFITTNDIIGGNSGSPMINKNREAVGLVFDGNMESLPGSFIFVPDANRSVSVHAGGMVAAMRYIYKADRLVNELTAGR; the protein is encoded by the coding sequence ATGAGAAACCCTTCCGTTTGGATCGCCAGTGTAGTACTCACTGGCTTGTTTAGGTCTGCTCTGGCGCAACCAACCACGGCGCCCAACTCACTCGATACCGTAAAAGCCGGCCCATTTGACATGGGTAAGATGTGGACGTTCGATACGCCACCCAAAGAGTATTTCCGGCAAACGTATAATTTCACCCCCGATGATAAATGGTTTGATGAAACCCGGCTGGCAGCCCTCCGGTTTGCCGACTACTGTTCGGCGTCGTTTGTGTCGGCTAACGGGCTCGTGATGACCAATCACCACTGTGCCCGTGAGTCAGGAACGGGGGTAGTTCGGAAAGGGGAAGATTTCAACGCCAATGGCTTTTTTGCCAAAACCCTCGCCGAAGAACGGAAAGTACCGGGGCTGTTTGTCGATCAGCTGGTGCAGATTGTCGACGTGACCGGGCGGGTACAGGAGGCCATCGACCGGGCGGGGGCGGGCGCCGAAACCGCTCAGTTGCAGGCCCGCGAGCGCGAATTTGAAGCGATCAAAACCGAATACGCCAACAAGCCCGGCTTTAAAGGGCTGGAGTTGCAGGTCATCACGTTCTACAACGGTGGTCGGTACGCATTGTATGGCTTCAAACGGTACGACGACGTGCGGCTGGTGTTTATGCCCGAGCTGCAACTGGGCTTTTTTGGTGGCGACCCCGACAACTTTACCTATCCGCGTTACGCCCTCGACTGCTCGTTTTTCCGGGTTTACGATCAGGGCAAACCCTTACGCACTACGCATTTCTTTAAGTTTAACCTCAACGGCGTGCGCGACGGAGAGCCCATCTTTGTGGTCGGCAACCCCGGCAGCACCGAGCGGCTCAAAACCGTGGCCGAACTCCAGTTTGACCGGGATCACCGACTGCCTTATATCACTACGCTGCTTCAGAATCGCTCAAAAGCCCTACAGGCGTACAACGTGACGGCCAAAAACGACAGCATTCTGAACGAGATATTCAGCTTCGAAAACAGTCTCAAAGCCATTGGTGGCCAATTGGCGGGCCTTCGTGACCCGTACCTGATGGCCCGCAAAGCCGCTTTCGAGAAGCAGTTTAAGGCCGAAGCCCAGAAGAAGAACATTCCGACCCAAACCTGGGACGAGCTGGCATCGACTACGGCCGAGTTGCGCGCCTTGTTTAACGACAACACCTACCTGGCCCCCAACCCGCTTGTGCAGGGCGAGTTGCTGGCCTTTGCCCAAAACCTTATTCAATACGGCGAACTGGCCCAGTCGCAACCGCAGGCCGCCCAACAGGCTCGCTCGCTGATGGTTCCCCCCACGCTCAAAAGTCGGCAGCTGGAAGAGGCTTTTCTGGCCGCGCACCTGGCCGAAGCCCAAACCGTTTTGGGCGCGGGTGACCCTTACGTTCAGGCGGCCCTAAACGGGCGCTCGCCCAAAGAAGCTGCGGCTTACCTGATTGCAAACACTAAGCTTACCAGCCCGCAGTTTGTCAACGAGCTGGTCGACCGGGCGGGCGGCATCTCGTCCAGTACCGATCCGTTGCTGGCGCTGGCCAAAATTTCCACGGGCCGGTTTGTAGCCGCCAATCGGCAGGTGCGCCCCCTTCAACAGCGGCAAACCGTACTGCGGGCGCAGTTGGGCCGTTATCTGTATGATGTGTACGGTACGGCCGTTCCGCCCGATGCTACGTTTTCGCTCCGGATCAATGATGGCGTGGTGAAAGGTTACGCGTACAATGGCACGCAGGCCCCCATCATCACAACCTTTGCAGGGCTTTACGACCGCAACTATTCATTTGGCGACAAAGGTCCGTGGCAACTGCCCGCCCGCTGGAAAAACCCACCGGCCGCCCTGCTTCGGCAGCCTATGAATTTTATCACTACCAACGACATTATCGGTGGCAATTCGGGAAGCCCCATGATTAACAAAAACCGGGAAGCCGTGGGTCTGGTATTTGATGGCAATATGGAAAGCCTGCCCGGTTCGTTTATTTTCGTGCCCGATGCCAACCGGAGTGTTTCGGTGCACGCGGGGGGTATGGTGGCCGCCATGCGCTACATCTACAAAGCCGACCGACTGGTCAACGAGCTAACGGCTGGCCGATAA
- a CDS encoding D-glycero-alpha-D-manno-heptose-1,7-bisphosphate 7-phosphatase, with translation MNKCVFLDRDGVLNEDRTDYVYRVEDMIIPDGVAEGLQMLKQAGYMLIVITNQAGIAKGLYTREDVMRCHNHLQQQCGNVIDDIYYCPHHPDYTTRSLLRKPDSLMLEKAIAKYNIDPEHSWMFGDALRDMQAGRRVGVRTVRITPHVSGPHEADGHATDLLGASRLVLNQA, from the coding sequence ATGAATAAGTGTGTTTTTCTTGATCGTGATGGTGTTTTGAATGAAGATCGTACCGATTACGTGTACCGCGTAGAGGATATGATTATTCCAGACGGCGTTGCCGAAGGCCTACAGATGCTCAAGCAAGCCGGCTATATGCTGATTGTGATTACCAACCAGGCGGGTATTGCCAAAGGGCTTTACACCCGCGAAGACGTGATGCGCTGCCACAACCATCTGCAACAGCAGTGCGGCAACGTAATCGACGATATTTACTATTGTCCGCATCACCCGGACTATACAACCCGCTCGCTTCTGCGGAAGCCCGATTCGCTCATGCTGGAAAAGGCTATTGCCAAATACAACATTGACCCAGAGCATTCGTGGATGTTTGGCGATGCCCTCCGCGATATGCAGGCCGGTCGGCGCGTTGGGGTTCGTACCGTCCGGATTACCCCGCACGTGAGTGGCCCCCACGAAGCCGATGGCCACGCTACCGACCTGCTCGGGGCAAGTCGGCTGGTGCTCAATCAGGCCTGA
- a CDS encoding decarboxylase: protein MKTYYDLIDQTFEFPTLEFKTENDNLLFNNVPLMDIVKQYGTPLKLTYLPKITEHIDQAKSLFKNAMKRYNYKGNYTYCYCTKSSHFRFVLEEALKNGVHLESSSAYDIPIIRELYRLDKINKSTYIIANGYKRPLYTQYLSEMINDGFNVIPVLDNLKEIEAYEDNITAETVNLGIRIATDEEPNFAFYTSRLGIRYSDINELYRSKIQHSNKFKLKMLHFFINTGIKDSAYYWSELSRFMYKYCELRKVCPDLDSIDIGGGLPIQTSFQFTYDYQAMIDQIVESIQWICNKNNVPVPHIFTEFGSYTVGESGAVIYEVIDQKLQNDKELWYMIDGSFITQLPDSWGLGQKYIMLAINNWDNPYQKVNLGGLTCDSHDFYNTEAHSADLYLPIFEQESERQYVGFFHTGAYQESLGGYGGIQHCLIPAPQHVIVDKDEDGNLRTRLFAPEQNSEVMLKILGYTSAEAGPTELEAAEEAEQHEEQEAELVEKE from the coding sequence ATGAAGACCTACTATGACCTAATCGACCAGACGTTTGAATTTCCTACGCTGGAGTTCAAAACGGAGAATGACAATTTGTTATTCAACAATGTTCCCCTGATGGACATTGTGAAGCAGTACGGAACCCCCCTGAAGCTGACGTATTTGCCCAAAATCACCGAGCATATTGACCAGGCTAAGTCGCTGTTCAAGAATGCCATGAAGCGGTACAATTACAAAGGAAACTACACGTATTGCTACTGTACGAAGTCATCCCACTTTCGGTTTGTGCTCGAAGAGGCTCTCAAAAATGGTGTCCATCTCGAATCCTCATCGGCCTACGATATTCCTATCATTCGGGAACTGTACCGGCTCGACAAGATCAACAAGAGCACGTACATCATTGCCAATGGCTACAAACGGCCCCTGTACACGCAGTACCTGAGCGAGATGATCAACGACGGCTTCAACGTGATTCCGGTGCTCGATAACCTGAAAGAGATCGAGGCCTACGAAGACAACATCACGGCCGAAACCGTTAACCTTGGCATCCGAATTGCTACGGATGAAGAACCGAACTTTGCGTTCTATACTTCGCGGCTCGGTATTCGCTACAGCGACATTAATGAACTTTACCGGAGCAAAATTCAGCACAGCAATAAGTTTAAGCTGAAGATGCTGCACTTCTTTATCAATACGGGCATCAAAGACAGCGCGTATTACTGGAGTGAGCTGAGCCGGTTTATGTACAAATACTGCGAGTTGCGCAAGGTTTGCCCGGATCTCGACTCGATTGATATTGGTGGTGGTCTGCCTATTCAGACCTCGTTTCAGTTTACCTACGATTACCAGGCCATGATTGACCAGATCGTGGAGAGTATTCAGTGGATCTGCAACAAAAACAACGTGCCTGTACCGCATATCTTTACCGAGTTTGGTAGTTATACGGTAGGAGAGAGCGGAGCCGTTATTTATGAGGTAATTGACCAGAAGCTCCAGAACGATAAGGAGTTGTGGTACATGATCGATGGGTCGTTTATCACGCAGCTACCCGATTCGTGGGGCCTCGGTCAGAAGTATATCATGCTGGCCATCAATAACTGGGACAATCCGTACCAGAAAGTAAACCTCGGTGGGCTCACCTGCGACTCACACGATTTTTACAATACTGAGGCCCACAGTGCCGATTTGTACCTGCCTATTTTCGAGCAGGAGTCGGAGCGGCAGTACGTCGGGTTTTTCCATACGGGCGCGTACCAGGAGTCGTTGGGTGGATATGGTGGTATTCAGCACTGCCTCATTCCGGCCCCGCAACACGTGATTGTCGACAAAGACGAGGACGGCAACCTGCGTACCCGGTTGTTTGCCCCCGAGCAGAATAGTGAAGTAATGCTTAAGATTTTGGGCTATACCTCTGCCGAAGCCGGCCCCACCGAACTGGAAGCCGCCGAAGAAGCCGAGCAGCACGAAGAACAGGAAGCCGAGTTAGTTGAAAAAGAATAA
- a CDS encoding UDP-N-acetylmuramate--L-alanine ligase, whose amino-acid sequence MTPQAIHFISIGGSAMHNLAIALQQQGHTITGSDDEIYEPSRTRLDERGLLPAEMGWFPERIHPELSCVILGMHARADNPELARAQELGIPVYSYPEYIYRQSQHKQRVVIAGSHGKTTITSMIMHVLNYHNRVFDYLVGAQVEGFETMVKLTPNAPLIVIEGDEYGSSPIDPQPKFMHYQPHIALISGIAWDHVNIYPTWEVYVDQFELLADAMPKGGILVFDETDDMLDVVGQKDRDDVAKLPYTAHPHQIRNGQTVLITKDGTEVPVLVFGEHNMKNMAGAMVVCDRIGITDAQFYEAISSFKGAAKRLEKRSETPELVVFRDFAHAPSKVEATTEAVKAQYPDRKLLAAVELHTYSSLNKNFLGQYRHKLAAADVPIVYFNTHTLAMKRLEPITPDDVKTAFDQPNLHVFTDTAELQAFLDSQRAQVGVMLLMSSGTFGGITNV is encoded by the coding sequence ATGACGCCCCAGGCTATTCACTTCATTTCGATTGGTGGCAGTGCCATGCACAATCTGGCCATCGCCCTCCAGCAGCAAGGCCACACCATTACCGGCTCCGACGATGAAATTTACGAACCTTCGCGCACCCGTCTGGATGAGCGCGGGCTCCTGCCCGCCGAAATGGGCTGGTTTCCGGAGCGTATTCACCCCGAGCTGAGCTGCGTCATTCTGGGGATGCATGCCCGCGCCGACAACCCCGAGCTGGCCCGCGCTCAGGAACTCGGTATTCCGGTGTACTCCTACCCCGAATACATTTACCGCCAAAGCCAGCACAAGCAGCGGGTGGTGATTGCCGGTAGTCACGGCAAAACAACTATCACCTCCATGATTATGCACGTGCTGAACTACCACAACCGGGTGTTCGACTATCTGGTGGGCGCGCAGGTGGAGGGTTTCGAAACAATGGTGAAGCTGACACCCAACGCACCGCTGATCGTGATTGAGGGCGATGAGTACGGCTCCTCGCCTATCGACCCACAACCGAAGTTCATGCATTACCAACCCCACATTGCCCTCATCAGCGGCATAGCCTGGGATCATGTCAATATTTACCCGACCTGGGAGGTCTACGTCGATCAGTTTGAATTACTGGCCGACGCCATGCCTAAGGGCGGCATTCTTGTGTTTGATGAAACCGACGATATGCTCGATGTGGTAGGCCAAAAAGACCGCGACGATGTGGCGAAACTGCCCTATACGGCGCATCCGCACCAGATTCGGAACGGGCAAACGGTGCTCATCACCAAAGACGGTACCGAAGTTCCGGTGCTGGTGTTTGGGGAGCATAACATGAAGAATATGGCCGGGGCTATGGTCGTTTGCGACCGAATTGGCATTACCGATGCGCAGTTTTACGAAGCCATCAGCTCGTTCAAAGGTGCGGCCAAGCGGCTCGAAAAACGCTCCGAAACCCCCGAGTTAGTCGTATTCCGCGACTTTGCCCACGCCCCCTCTAAAGTAGAAGCTACCACCGAGGCCGTAAAAGCACAGTACCCCGACCGTAAGCTACTAGCCGCTGTGGAGTTGCACACGTACAGTAGCCTGAACAAAAACTTTCTGGGTCAGTACCGGCACAAACTGGCCGCGGCCGACGTGCCCATCGTGTATTTCAACACTCATACACTGGCCATGAAACGGCTCGAACCGATTACACCCGACGACGTTAAAACCGCTTTCGATCAGCCCAACCTACACGTGTTTACCGACACCGCCGAGTTGCAGGCTTTTCTCGACAGTCAGCGCGCGCAGGTCGGTGTGATGCTCCTGATGAGTTCGGGCACGTTTGGCGGAATAACTAATGTATAA
- a CDS encoding TIGR00730 family Rossman fold protein, which yields MQSIVVYCGSNHGAQPIYSEVARELGRTMAERNIRLIYGGGGFGLMGVVADTVLEHGGEVIGVIPNFLAELEVAHQTLTEIHFVETMHERKFKMVTLSKGVIALPGGYGTLDELFEILAWRQLKLYDGPVAIINTNGYYDLMLQQLDVMVREGFLKSQNRELLIVANTVEEALAKMGTQTT from the coding sequence ATGCAAAGTATTGTTGTTTATTGCGGCTCGAATCACGGAGCCCAACCTATTTATAGCGAAGTAGCCCGCGAACTGGGCCGCACCATGGCCGAGCGCAACATTCGCCTGATTTACGGCGGGGGTGGCTTTGGTCTGATGGGCGTAGTAGCCGATACCGTTCTCGAACACGGGGGCGAGGTAATCGGGGTGATCCCGAATTTTCTGGCCGAGCTTGAGGTAGCCCACCAAACCCTGACCGAAATTCACTTTGTAGAAACCATGCACGAGCGGAAGTTCAAGATGGTGACGCTATCGAAGGGAGTTATTGCGTTACCAGGTGGGTACGGCACGCTCGACGAGCTGTTTGAGATTCTGGCCTGGCGTCAACTGAAACTATACGATGGTCCCGTGGCCATCATCAATACCAACGGCTATTACGACCTGATGCTTCAGCAACTGGATGTGATGGTGCGCGAGGGCTTTTTGAAATCCCAAAACCGCGAGCTACTCATTGTGGCCAACACAGTGGAAGAAGCCCTGGCAAAAATGGGCACACAAACCACCTAA
- a CDS encoding FG-GAP repeat protein: MKTLFLFFWLGLTAGALAQIGMGGQPHPSAVLDLKSPTNNQGLLIPRLSTAQRNAIASPAVGLLVFDLDKGTLFLHDGQNWLPLATTNTNNLLPIERTASDAADNNNFGYSVAISGDYAIVGAYGKTIGTNARQGAAYVFIRIGNTWTQQAILTASDGTANDYFGYDVAISGDYIIVGAIRKLIGSNTNQGAAYVFVRSGTTWTQQARLVASDGAANDSFGFSVALSGNYAIVGANQKTVGSNTNQGAAYAFLRSGITWTQQARLTANDGALGDYFGSSVAISGDYVVIGASQKTIGSNSYQGAAYVFVRGGGTWTQQARLTASDGANNDFFGRSVSIDGDYVVVGALYKVINATINQGGAAYVFTRNGNAWSQQIRLTASDVASPDNFGSGVAISGDYVLIGASSKTINGNILQGAAYLFQRINSTWTQIRRITDNSPSRTYYGFAVGISNGSFIIGGYGFENLKGKVGFGTVD, translated from the coding sequence ATGAAAACACTTTTCCTATTCTTTTGGCTTGGGCTGACTGCCGGGGCGCTCGCCCAGATTGGCATGGGTGGGCAGCCCCATCCCTCGGCCGTTCTCGACCTGAAAAGCCCAACCAATAATCAAGGTTTACTGATACCGCGCCTGAGTACAGCCCAGCGCAATGCCATTGCCAGCCCCGCCGTGGGCTTATTGGTTTTTGACCTGGATAAAGGTACCCTATTTCTGCACGATGGACAGAACTGGCTCCCTCTGGCTACAACGAATACCAATAATCTCTTGCCTATTGAGCGTACAGCCTCTGACGCAGCGGACAACAATAATTTTGGTTATTCTGTAGCGATTTCGGGCGATTATGCGATTGTAGGGGCTTATGGGAAAACTATCGGTACTAACGCCAGACAAGGTGCCGCCTACGTATTTATCCGTATTGGTAATACTTGGACACAACAGGCTATACTGACCGCCAGTGACGGTACAGCTAATGACTATTTTGGCTATGATGTAGCTATTTCAGGTGACTACATCATCGTAGGAGCGATTAGAAAACTAATTGGTTCAAACACTAATCAGGGTGCTGCTTATGTATTTGTCCGTAGTGGTACCACATGGACCCAACAAGCCCGGCTGGTTGCCAGCGACGGAGCAGCCAATGATTCTTTTGGCTTTAGTGTAGCTCTATCCGGTAATTACGCGATCGTGGGGGCGAATCAGAAAACCGTTGGTAGTAATACGAATCAGGGTGCAGCCTATGCATTTCTCCGTAGTGGTATCACCTGGACACAACAGGCTCGCCTTACAGCCAACGATGGAGCCCTCGGAGATTATTTTGGTAGCAGCGTCGCTATTTCAGGTGATTACGTTGTCATAGGGGCCTCTCAAAAAACTATTGGAAGCAATTCGTATCAGGGAGCAGCCTATGTGTTTGTCAGAGGAGGAGGCACCTGGACACAGCAGGCCCGCCTTACCGCCAGTGATGGAGCTAACAACGATTTTTTTGGCCGAAGTGTGTCCATAGACGGGGACTATGTGGTTGTAGGGGCTTTATATAAAGTAATCAATGCAACGATTAATCAAGGAGGAGCAGCCTATGTGTTTACCCGCAATGGCAACGCGTGGTCACAACAGATCCGACTGACGGCGAGTGACGTAGCTTCACCTGATAATTTTGGGTCAGGCGTGGCCATTTCGGGTGACTATGTGCTAATTGGCGCGAGCTCCAAAACCATTAACGGCAATATTTTACAAGGTGCTGCTTATCTATTCCAACGAATTAACTCTACCTGGACTCAAATTCGCCGGATAACCGATAATAGCCCTTCCAGAACCTACTATGGCTTTGCAGTCGGCATCTCCAATGGGAGCTTCATTATTGGAGGATATGGGTTTGAAAACCTCAAGGGCAAAGTCGGATTTGGAACGGTAGATTAA
- a CDS encoding OmpA family protein, which produces MRISTSRLLLVALSVTVGLAGCNSAMMAYKKGVRHFDAGEYNLALTQFEKAAKGDIDPKRVNYYAAESYRLSNRFAEAAPFYQKALEAGSIEPDAHLNLAYALKAQGQYAEALKHLQQYVDSKPTNKVSLDKAQRELGTLRAVEAIAGKKTDLVLKNMGNLNSPGSEFAPVIRGEELVFTASRKDMVYKNNGLPMLGLYKVKLNQAPDETGNAAQPFSNNVFQGDVNEGTPAFTKDGKAMIFARGNNGKRKGGLDVDLFISRLGSDGTWGAPQRLPISDSTAWDGSPAFSADGRTLYFASNRANGAGGIDLYRTNMDASGRFSRPVNMGRDINTPGDEMFPFVAADGKLYFSSDGHPGLGKLDVFVATRSQGVIRVENMGQPVNSPADDFGYVLMEPGKGFLASNRAGGKGDDDLYFFDATTPESSTTTIAQNDPKPDAPKIVRYFLAGTVATNEPTPAPLDSARVRIIDEATGEAVAEVVTGQPGTFGKYPLQEGKEYSVLAERRGYLTRREPFTMQGRSIPQIFLTKPETDTTFNVALRLDKVELNKTFVLENIYYDLDKFNIRPDAALELDKLVTILKDNPTLRIELGSHTDVRAPDAYNIRLSQNRARSAVDYIVSKGIDASRMTAKGYGETQLIVKNAKTEEEHQRNRRTEFKILEY; this is translated from the coding sequence ATGAGAATCAGTACTTCCCGTTTGTTACTGGTGGCGCTGAGTGTTACGGTCGGCCTTGCGGGCTGTAACTCAGCGATGATGGCATACAAAAAAGGCGTACGACATTTCGATGCCGGCGAATATAACCTGGCGCTGACTCAGTTTGAGAAAGCCGCCAAAGGCGATATTGACCCCAAGCGAGTGAATTACTACGCGGCTGAGTCGTACCGCCTGTCGAACCGCTTTGCCGAAGCGGCTCCCTTCTACCAAAAAGCCCTCGAAGCCGGTAGTATTGAGCCCGATGCACACCTCAACTTAGCCTACGCCCTTAAAGCACAGGGTCAATACGCCGAGGCTCTCAAGCATCTGCAACAGTACGTTGATAGTAAGCCGACCAACAAGGTAAGCCTCGACAAAGCGCAACGCGAACTGGGCACGCTACGGGCCGTAGAGGCCATTGCGGGTAAGAAAACCGACCTCGTGCTCAAAAATATGGGCAACCTCAACTCACCGGGTTCGGAGTTTGCGCCTGTTATCCGGGGCGAGGAACTAGTGTTTACGGCCTCCCGTAAAGACATGGTGTACAAAAACAACGGGTTGCCTATGCTGGGCCTGTACAAGGTAAAACTGAATCAGGCCCCCGACGAAACCGGCAATGCGGCCCAACCGTTTAGCAACAACGTGTTTCAGGGCGATGTAAACGAAGGGACACCGGCGTTTACCAAAGACGGCAAAGCCATGATTTTTGCCCGTGGCAATAACGGTAAGCGTAAAGGCGGGCTCGATGTCGACCTGTTTATCAGCCGGTTGGGTAGCGATGGTACCTGGGGCGCTCCGCAGCGACTCCCGATCAGTGACTCGACGGCCTGGGACGGCTCACCCGCTTTCTCGGCCGACGGGCGTACGCTCTACTTCGCGTCGAACCGAGCCAATGGCGCGGGAGGTATCGACCTGTACCGTACCAACATGGATGCGTCGGGTCGGTTTAGCCGCCCAGTCAACATGGGCCGCGACATCAATACCCCCGGCGACGAGATGTTTCCGTTTGTAGCCGCCGACGGCAAGTTGTATTTTTCGTCGGACGGGCACCCCGGTCTGGGCAAACTCGATGTGTTTGTGGCAACCCGTTCGCAGGGGGTAATCCGGGTCGAAAACATGGGGCAACCCGTCAATTCGCCTGCCGACGACTTTGGCTACGTGCTCATGGAGCCCGGCAAAGGGTTTCTGGCTTCGAACCGGGCGGGTGGTAAAGGCGACGACGATTTGTACTTTTTCGACGCTACTACACCCGAGAGCTCGACAACCACTATTGCTCAGAACGATCCGAAACCCGATGCCCCCAAAATTGTCCGGTATTTTCTGGCGGGTACTGTAGCGACCAACGAGCCAACCCCGGCCCCGCTCGATTCGGCCCGGGTGCGTATCATCGACGAAGCAACGGGCGAAGCCGTTGCCGAAGTGGTGACCGGTCAGCCGGGTACGTTTGGCAAGTATCCGTTGCAGGAAGGCAAAGAGTATTCAGTATTGGCCGAACGCCGGGGGTACCTCACCCGCCGGGAGCCCTTTACCATGCAGGGCCGGAGTATTCCGCAGATTTTTCTGACCAAACCCGAAACCGACACTACCTTCAACGTGGCGCTGCGGCTCGACAAGGTCGAACTGAACAAGACGTTCGTGCTGGAGAACATCTATTACGACCTTGATAAGTTTAACATCCGCCCCGATGCGGCCCTTGAACTCGATAAGCTCGTCACGATTCTGAAAGACAACCCAACGCTCCGTATCGAGCTGGGCTCACATACCGACGTTCGAGCGCCGGATGCGTACAACATCCGCCTGTCGCAGAACCGGGCCCGCTCCGCCGTCGACTATATCGTATCGAAAGGAATTGACGCGAGCCGCATGACGGCTAAGGGATACGGCGAAACCCAACTCATTGTGAAAAACGCCAAAACCGAAGAGGAGCATCAGCGTAACCGCCGGACTGAGTTCAAGATTCTGGAGTATTAA
- a CDS encoding TspO/MBR family protein: MNDRLRQFLTVFVIISLLVMNYLSNARVFADTTNGDISRKYQTLITPAGYAFAIWGVIFLGLLAFAVFQALPSERDNERFRAAGPWIILNGIGNAIWSPIFNNEQIGLALLVILVMFVSLLLTMDRLQVGKTRVRRRELWLARVPFSIYFGWLTVATILNVAVFLKSTNFDLNLLPEAGWAAAVLVIAFLVGVFLFNRYRSAFYILVFAWAYAAIAAEQKGVPYVPLFAWAGVVGAVILAGFALITYNTNYAALPPARR, from the coding sequence ATGAACGACCGACTCCGCCAATTCCTTACCGTGTTTGTCATCATCTCGTTGCTGGTGATGAATTACCTCTCCAACGCTCGTGTATTTGCCGACACCACCAACGGCGACATTTCGCGAAAATACCAGACGTTGATTACCCCGGCGGGGTATGCCTTTGCCATCTGGGGCGTCATTTTTCTGGGTTTGCTGGCGTTTGCGGTGTTTCAGGCTTTACCGTCTGAGCGCGACAACGAGCGTTTCCGGGCCGCCGGGCCGTGGATTATCCTGAACGGAATCGGCAATGCGATCTGGAGCCCGATTTTCAACAATGAGCAAATTGGGCTGGCCCTACTGGTGATTCTGGTCATGTTTGTGAGCCTGTTGCTGACCATGGATCGGTTACAGGTGGGAAAAACCCGCGTGCGTCGGCGCGAATTGTGGCTGGCGCGGGTGCCGTTTTCTATTTATTTCGGCTGGCTTACGGTAGCAACTATTCTCAACGTGGCTGTCTTTCTTAAATCGACCAACTTCGACCTGAACCTACTCCCCGAAGCTGGCTGGGCTGCGGCTGTGCTGGTGATTGCCTTTCTGGTTGGCGTGTTTCTGTTCAACCGGTACCGGAGTGCCTTTTATATCCTGGTATTTGCCTGGGCCTATGCCGCCATTGCTGCCGAGCAGAAGGGCGTTCCGTACGTACCCTTGTTTGCCTGGGCGGGCGTGGTAGGGGCTGTTATTCTGGCCGGCTTCGCCCTGATTACCTACAACACAAATTATGCAGCTCTTCCTCCTGCTCGGCGCTAA
- the folK gene encoding 2-amino-4-hydroxy-6-hydroxymethyldihydropteridine diphosphokinase, with the protein MQLFLLLGANLGDRVQTLAQARTRLVQAVGPLVGASGLYETAPWGVTDQPTYLNQVLELDTQLTPPDVLVQTQAIEQALGRVRLHRWGARVIDIDLLYYADTVLQTDRLTLPHPLLHERRFTLVPLCELAPHFVHPVLHQTSTELLQQCPDTGEVSRFVG; encoded by the coding sequence ATGCAGCTCTTCCTCCTGCTCGGCGCTAATCTGGGCGACCGTGTGCAGACGTTGGCCCAGGCGCGGACCCGGCTGGTCCAGGCTGTTGGGCCACTCGTAGGGGCATCGGGCCTGTATGAAACGGCACCGTGGGGCGTAACCGATCAGCCCACTTACCTGAATCAGGTTCTCGAACTCGACACGCAGCTTACCCCCCCCGATGTGCTGGTGCAAACACAGGCCATTGAGCAAGCTTTAGGCCGCGTGCGGCTGCACCGGTGGGGTGCCCGTGTCATTGATATTGACTTACTGTACTATGCCGATACGGTGCTCCAAACCGACCGGCTGACCCTCCCCCACCCACTCCTGCACGAGCGCCGGTTTACGCTCGTGCCCCTGTGCGAGCTGGCCCCCCATTTTGTTCATCCGGTACTGCACCAAACCAGCACCGAACTCCTGCAACAGTGCCCCGATACCGGCGAGGTGAGTCGGTTTGTGGGGTAA